In a genomic window of Mycolicibacter heraklionensis:
- a CDS encoding LGFP repeat-containing protein: MTSRKDRFGKTAVRMALGLAATVTVLLSVQTAAATPDSDAHDAITAAWQAAGGDGSPLGAPKGDVHPAGVGFAQDFAGGTVFFTPETGAKALYGAILDKYEALGGAADNGLGFPSSDEVPGLVPGSRVAILSGADNPVIFWTPEHGAHVVRGPINAGWDKLGSSTGALGVPVEDESYDGAVVTQKFSAGTLSFDSATRTFTTVPPELAAQLADLQAQVDPTAAIDQTWRTAGGPAGALGAKQGGQYAIGDNGGAGQDFAHGKVYFSPVTGANAVEGDVLAKYESLGGPAGSDLGFPITSTADGAIAGSKFNSFAADDEPVIFFSPDNGAFVVRSAMKAAWDKLDGASGKLGAPVGDQTVDGDVVSQKFTGGSIAWNQATNTFSTEPADLAQSLSGLQIPGTNLPDGSKATSTGVAKETHWNWLWVLIPVVVLAVLGALAGAAMWWQRRRPAAVLPGAPVAVPAPVADDYDDDDEQWAHHDRREDHREHEGTVRLPSRYGASPYASEPELPVSSIPDAPWLHYGEHESEPEADDDDDADTAPTRVVTEEDFGTGRHAVGHGGAGPDPRGFGSVAEPRRFGGGADTRTFGGSADTRTFGMDESVHPVMHLPLDDPYQQPTGYPIKANIGSGLYYTPQNALYDDTLAEIWFATEDAARLNGFTRAG, from the coding sequence GTGACTAGTCGGAAAGATCGGTTCGGCAAGACGGCGGTGCGCATGGCGCTCGGCCTGGCAGCGACGGTCACCGTGCTCTTGTCGGTGCAGACCGCCGCGGCGACGCCCGACAGCGATGCCCACGACGCCATCACGGCGGCATGGCAGGCGGCCGGCGGCGACGGATCGCCGCTGGGCGCCCCCAAGGGGGATGTGCACCCGGCCGGCGTCGGGTTCGCCCAGGACTTCGCCGGTGGCACCGTCTTCTTCACGCCCGAAACCGGCGCCAAGGCGCTCTACGGCGCGATCCTGGACAAGTACGAGGCGCTGGGCGGCGCGGCGGACAACGGCCTCGGATTCCCCAGCAGCGACGAAGTGCCCGGGCTGGTCCCCGGCAGTCGGGTGGCCATCCTGTCCGGCGCCGACAACCCGGTGATCTTCTGGACGCCCGAGCACGGCGCTCATGTGGTGCGCGGACCGATCAACGCCGGCTGGGACAAGCTGGGCAGCTCTACCGGTGCGCTCGGCGTGCCGGTCGAGGACGAGAGCTACGACGGCGCCGTCGTCACCCAGAAGTTCAGCGCCGGGACACTGTCCTTCGACAGCGCGACCAGGACTTTCACCACGGTTCCGCCCGAGCTGGCGGCGCAGCTGGCCGATCTACAGGCCCAGGTCGACCCGACAGCGGCCATCGACCAGACCTGGCGAACCGCCGGCGGTCCCGCCGGAGCGCTGGGGGCCAAGCAGGGCGGCCAGTACGCGATAGGCGACAACGGCGGCGCGGGCCAGGACTTCGCCCACGGCAAGGTCTATTTCAGCCCGGTCACCGGAGCCAACGCGGTCGAAGGCGACGTGCTGGCCAAATACGAGTCGCTGGGCGGGCCGGCCGGCAGCGATCTGGGCTTCCCGATCACCAGCACGGCTGACGGAGCCATCGCAGGCAGCAAGTTCAACTCGTTCGCCGCCGACGACGAGCCGGTGATCTTCTTCAGCCCCGACAACGGCGCCTTCGTGGTGCGCAGCGCGATGAAGGCGGCCTGGGACAAGCTCGACGGCGCGTCTGGAAAGCTGGGCGCCCCGGTGGGTGACCAGACCGTCGACGGTGACGTGGTGTCGCAGAAGTTCACCGGCGGATCGATCGCCTGGAACCAGGCCACCAACACGTTCAGCACGGAACCGGCCGACCTGGCGCAATCGCTGTCGGGCCTGCAGATTCCCGGGACCAACCTGCCTGACGGCAGTAAGGCCACATCGACCGGCGTCGCCAAAGAGACGCACTGGAACTGGCTGTGGGTGCTGATCCCGGTCGTGGTACTGGCGGTGCTGGGCGCGCTCGCCGGGGCCGCGATGTGGTGGCAGCGGCGCCGGCCGGCCGCGGTGCTGCCGGGCGCTCCGGTCGCGGTGCCGGCTCCGGTCGCCGACGACTACGACGACGATGACGAGCAGTGGGCCCACCACGACCGGCGCGAGGACCACCGCGAGCACGAGGGCACGGTCCGGTTGCCGAGCCGCTATGGCGCGTCGCCGTATGCGTCCGAGCCCGAGCTGCCGGTTTCGTCGATCCCGGATGCGCCGTGGCTGCACTACGGCGAGCACGAGTCCGAGCCGGAAGCCGACGACGATGACGACGCCGACACCGCGCCCACCCGGGTGGTGACCGAAGAAGATTTCGGCACCGGTCGGCATGCCGTGGGCCACGGCGGTGCCGGGCCGGACCCGCGCGGGTTCGGCTCTGTCGCGGAGCCCCGCAGGTTCGGCGGTGGTGCGGACACGCGCACCTTCGGCGGTAGTGCGGACACGCGCACGTTCGGCATGGACGAATCGGTACATCCGGTGATGCACCTGCCGCTGGACGACCCGTACCAGCAGCCGACCGGCTACCCGATCAAGGCGAACATCGGCTCGGGGCTCTACTACACGCCGCAGAACGCCCTGTATGACGACACCCTCGCCGAGATCTGGTTCGCCACCGAGGACGCGGCGCGGCTCAACGGCTTCACCAGGGCCGGCTGA
- a CDS encoding acyl-CoA dehydrogenase family protein, protein MSAAVKYQRTLFEPEHELFRESFRAFLDRHAAPYQEEWEKAKIVDRSVWLEAGKQGFLGMAVPEEYGGGGNPDFRYNTIITEEVTAGRYSGLGFSLHNDVCAPYLLELCNEEQKQRWLPKFCTGELITAIAMTEPGTGSDLQGIKTRAVKQGDHYVLNGSKTFITNGIHSDLVIVVAQTDPDKGAQGFSLLVVERGMEGFERGRHLDKIGLDAQDTAELSFTDVHVPVENLLGQEGMGFIYLMQNLPQERISIAIMAAGAMEAVLEQTIQYTKERKAFGKPIGSFQNSRFLLAELATEATVVRMMVDEFIKLHLDKKLTVEQAAMAKWYSTEKQVHLIDRCLQLHGGYGYMREYPVARAYLDARVQTIYGGTTEIMKEIIGRSLGV, encoded by the coding sequence ATGAGTGCCGCAGTGAAGTACCAGCGAACCCTGTTCGAGCCCGAGCACGAGCTGTTCCGGGAGTCGTTCCGCGCCTTCCTGGACCGGCACGCTGCTCCCTACCAGGAGGAGTGGGAGAAGGCCAAGATCGTCGACCGCTCCGTGTGGCTCGAAGCCGGCAAACAGGGCTTCCTGGGCATGGCCGTCCCGGAGGAGTACGGCGGCGGCGGCAACCCGGACTTCCGGTACAACACGATCATCACCGAGGAAGTCACCGCGGGCCGCTACAGCGGCCTGGGATTCAGCCTGCACAACGACGTCTGCGCGCCGTACTTGCTGGAACTGTGCAACGAGGAGCAGAAGCAGCGCTGGCTGCCCAAGTTCTGCACCGGTGAGCTGATCACCGCGATCGCGATGACCGAGCCGGGCACCGGCAGCGACCTGCAGGGCATCAAGACCCGCGCCGTCAAGCAGGGCGACCACTACGTGCTCAACGGCTCCAAGACGTTCATCACCAACGGCATCCACTCCGACCTGGTGATCGTGGTCGCCCAGACCGACCCCGACAAGGGCGCGCAGGGGTTCTCCCTGCTGGTGGTCGAGCGCGGGATGGAGGGCTTCGAACGGGGCCGGCACCTGGACAAGATCGGTTTGGACGCCCAGGACACCGCCGAGCTGTCGTTCACCGACGTGCACGTCCCGGTGGAGAACCTGCTCGGCCAGGAGGGCATGGGCTTCATCTACCTGATGCAGAACCTGCCGCAGGAACGGATCTCGATCGCGATCATGGCCGCCGGCGCCATGGAGGCGGTCTTGGAGCAGACGATCCAGTACACCAAGGAACGTAAAGCGTTCGGCAAGCCGATCGGCAGCTTCCAGAACAGCCGGTTCCTGCTGGCCGAGCTGGCCACCGAGGCAACCGTGGTGCGGATGATGGTCGACGAGTTCATCAAGCTGCACCTGGATAAGAAGCTGACGGTGGAGCAGGCAGCGATGGCCAAGTGGTACTCCACCGAGAAGCAGGTGCACCTGATCGACCGCTGCCTGCAGCTGCACGGCGGATACGGCTACATGCGCGAATACCCGGTCGCGCGGGCTTATCTGGATGCCCGCGTTCAGACCATTTACGGCGGCACCACCGAGATCATGAAAGAGATCATCGGCCGCAGCCTCGGCGTCTAG
- a CDS encoding DEAD/DEAH box helicase, giving the protein MTTNSFADLGVPAALVGVLADRGIAAPFPIQVATLPDSLAGRDVLGRGKTGSGKTLAFSLPLVVRLAGEKRRPARPSGLVLAPTRELATQIAATLEPLAAASGLKVTTIFGGVAQSRQVAALNAGADIVVACPGRLEDLMKQRLITLDAVRISVLDEADHMADLGFLPGVTRILAATSETGQRLLFSATLDNGVDKLVRRFLRNPVSHSVDELDAPPPAMTHHVFHVSGLQDKKDLVQLLASGTGRRILFLRTKHQARKLARQLTESGVPSVDLHGNLSQPARERNLAAFADGDVRVLVATDIAARGVHVDEVELVVHVDPPAEHKAYLHRSGRTARAGSAGDVVTVVLPEQRRETQVLLRRAGISVAPQQVAADSVSVLELVGEVAPLRAPAPVAPKAPPGRAKTSPGQPGRPRRRRGGGGAQQPAGQVDARRRQRGGGRASAATTAGR; this is encoded by the coding sequence ATGACTACCAATTCCTTCGCCGACCTCGGCGTGCCCGCCGCACTTGTCGGTGTGCTCGCCGACCGCGGCATTGCTGCTCCTTTTCCCATCCAGGTCGCGACCCTGCCCGACAGTCTGGCCGGCCGTGACGTGCTCGGCCGGGGCAAGACCGGCAGCGGCAAGACGCTGGCCTTCTCGCTGCCGCTGGTAGTTCGGCTGGCCGGCGAGAAGCGGCGCCCAGCCCGGCCGAGCGGTCTGGTGCTGGCCCCCACCCGCGAACTGGCCACCCAGATCGCCGCAACGCTGGAACCGTTGGCGGCGGCCAGTGGGCTGAAGGTGACAACCATCTTCGGCGGGGTGGCGCAGAGCCGGCAGGTGGCTGCGCTCAACGCAGGCGCCGACATCGTGGTGGCCTGCCCGGGCCGGCTCGAGGACCTGATGAAGCAGCGGCTGATCACCCTGGACGCGGTACGTATCAGCGTGCTGGATGAAGCCGACCACATGGCCGACCTCGGCTTCCTGCCCGGGGTCACCCGTATTCTGGCCGCCACCTCCGAAACCGGTCAGCGACTGCTGTTTTCGGCGACCCTGGACAACGGCGTCGACAAGCTGGTACGGCGTTTCTTGCGGAATCCGGTGTCGCACTCCGTCGATGAACTCGACGCGCCTCCTCCGGCGATGACCCATCACGTGTTCCACGTCTCCGGGCTGCAGGACAAGAAGGACCTGGTACAGCTGCTGGCATCGGGCACCGGTCGACGAATCCTGTTCCTGCGTACCAAACATCAGGCCCGCAAGCTTGCTCGGCAGCTCACCGAGTCCGGCGTGCCGTCGGTCGATCTGCACGGCAACCTGTCGCAGCCGGCCCGCGAGCGCAATCTCGCGGCTTTCGCCGACGGGGACGTCCGGGTGCTGGTGGCCACCGACATCGCCGCGCGTGGTGTCCACGTCGATGAGGTCGAATTGGTGGTGCACGTGGATCCGCCCGCCGAGCACAAGGCTTACTTGCACCGTTCCGGGCGCACGGCGCGGGCCGGCAGCGCCGGAGACGTCGTCACCGTCGTCCTGCCCGAGCAGCGCAGGGAGACCCAGGTGCTGTTGCGTCGCGCGGGTATCTCCGTCGCTCCGCAACAGGTGGCCGCCGATTCGGTTTCGGTACTCGAGTTGGTGGGGGAGGTCGCGCCGTTGCGGGCGCCGGCCCCGGTGGCCCCGAAGGCCCCGCCGGGCCGTGCCAAGACGTCGCCGGGCCAACCCGGCCGCCCGCGGCGCCGCCGTGGCGGTGGCGGTGCTCAGCAGCCGGCTGGCCAGGTCGACGCCCGGCGCCGGCAGCGGGGCGGTGGCCGGGCCTCGGCGGCCACCACGGCCGGGCGCTAG
- the hflX gene encoding GTPase HflX produces the protein MSHPDSRQQPSTGELNLDDRAALRRVAGLSTELADISEVEYRQLRLERVVLVGVWTEGTAAEADASMVELAALAETAGSEVLEGLIQRRERPDPATYIGSGKAQELREMVLATGADTVICDGELSPAQLTALEKAVKVKVIDRTALILDIFAQHATSAEGKAQVALAQMQYMLPRLRGWGESMSRQAGGRAGGAGGGVGTRGPGETKIETDRRRIRERMSKLRREIKAMKQVRDTQRSRRRHSDVPSVAIVGYTNAGKSSLLNALTGAGVLVQDALFATLEPTTRRGQFDDERPFVLTDTVGFVRHLPTQLVEAFRSTLEEVADADLLVHVVDGSDPAPLAQISAVREVISEVIAEHDGRSAPELLVVNKIDAAGDLALAQLRRALPEAVFVSAHTGEGIDALRQRMGQLVAPVDTAVDVVIPYGRGDLVARVHEQGRVQQAEHGEGGTRIRARVPAALAASLREFAAF, from the coding sequence GTGAGCCACCCCGACTCGAGGCAACAGCCCAGCACCGGTGAGCTGAACCTCGACGACCGCGCTGCGCTGCGCCGGGTCGCCGGGCTGTCCACCGAACTCGCCGACATCTCCGAGGTCGAATACCGCCAACTGCGCCTGGAGCGGGTGGTGCTGGTCGGGGTGTGGACCGAGGGCACCGCCGCCGAGGCCGACGCCAGCATGGTGGAACTGGCGGCGTTGGCCGAAACCGCCGGCTCAGAAGTGCTCGAGGGTCTGATCCAGCGTCGCGAACGGCCCGACCCGGCCACCTACATCGGCTCCGGCAAGGCCCAGGAGTTGCGGGAGATGGTGCTGGCCACCGGCGCCGACACCGTCATCTGCGATGGTGAGCTGTCCCCGGCGCAGCTGACCGCACTGGAAAAGGCGGTCAAGGTCAAGGTGATCGACCGCACCGCGCTGATTCTCGACATCTTCGCCCAGCACGCCACCAGCGCCGAAGGCAAGGCGCAGGTGGCGCTCGCGCAGATGCAGTACATGCTGCCGCGGTTGCGCGGCTGGGGTGAGTCGATGTCGCGGCAGGCCGGTGGGCGGGCCGGCGGCGCCGGCGGCGGGGTCGGCACCCGCGGTCCGGGTGAGACCAAGATCGAAACCGACCGGCGCCGGATCCGGGAACGGATGTCCAAGCTGCGCCGCGAGATCAAGGCGATGAAGCAGGTGCGCGACACCCAGCGTAGCCGCCGCCGGCACAGTGACGTCCCTTCGGTGGCGATCGTCGGCTACACCAACGCCGGCAAGTCCAGCTTGCTCAACGCACTGACCGGTGCCGGAGTGCTGGTTCAGGATGCACTGTTCGCCACATTGGAACCCACTACGCGCCGTGGGCAATTCGACGACGAGCGGCCGTTTGTGTTGACCGACACAGTCGGGTTCGTGCGGCATCTGCCCACCCAGTTGGTGGAGGCGTTCCGTTCCACGCTGGAGGAGGTCGCCGACGCCGATCTGCTGGTGCATGTGGTCGACGGCTCCGACCCCGCGCCGCTCGCGCAGATCAGCGCGGTGCGCGAGGTGATCTCCGAAGTTATCGCCGAACATGATGGTCGGTCTGCCCCGGAACTTTTGGTGGTCAACAAGATTGATGCCGCCGGAGATCTCGCGTTGGCCCAGTTGCGCCGCGCCCTGCCGGAAGCGGTGTTCGTCTCAGCGCACACCGGCGAGGGCATCGACGCGTTGCGCCAACGGATGGGCCAGCTGGTGGCGCCGGTCGACACCGCGGTCGATGTCGTCATCCCTTACGGTCGTGGTGATTTGGTGGCCAGGGTGCATGAACAGGGCCGGGTGCAGCAGGCCGAGCACGGCGAGGGCGGTACCCGCATCCGCGCGCGGGTTCCCGCCGCGCTGGCGGCCAGTCTGCGGGAATTCGCCGCGTTTTAG
- the dapF gene encoding diaminopimelate epimerase has product MLFAKGHGTQNDFVLLPDLDAALELTPAAVAALCDRRRGLGADGLLRVTTAGAASAAGVLDQLPEGVAPGDWFMDYRNADGSVAEMCGNGVRVFAHYLRAAGLESRDEFVVGSLAGPRPVIVHHADDVRADVTVDMGKPNLLGSSGPAFEVLVGGRRFAGLGVDVGNPHLACVAPELSEAELAALDVGAPVSFDTAQFPNGVNVEILTAPRDGAVAMRVHERGVGETRSCGTGTVAAVVAALAHTGASTGTLRVNIPGGQVSVTVTEAGSYLRGPSELVARGDIAPRWWAAQ; this is encoded by the coding sequence ATGCTTTTCGCCAAGGGCCACGGCACCCAGAACGACTTCGTGTTGCTGCCGGACCTCGACGCGGCACTGGAGCTGACTCCTGCCGCGGTGGCCGCGCTGTGCGACCGCCGCCGTGGGCTGGGCGCCGACGGTCTGTTGCGGGTGACCACCGCCGGCGCGGCGTCGGCCGCGGGGGTGCTCGACCAGCTGCCCGAAGGGGTGGCGCCCGGCGACTGGTTCATGGACTACCGCAACGCCGACGGCTCGGTGGCCGAGATGTGCGGCAACGGCGTCCGGGTCTTCGCGCACTACCTACGCGCCGCCGGCCTGGAATCCCGCGATGAGTTCGTCGTCGGCTCGCTGGCCGGGCCGCGACCGGTGATCGTGCACCACGCCGACGACGTGCGTGCCGACGTGACCGTCGACATGGGCAAGCCGAACCTGCTCGGGAGTTCCGGCCCGGCATTCGAGGTACTGGTCGGCGGGCGGCGGTTCGCGGGTCTGGGCGTCGACGTCGGCAACCCGCACCTGGCCTGTGTGGCTCCGGAGTTGTCCGAGGCCGAGCTGGCCGCCCTGGATGTCGGGGCGCCGGTGTCGTTCGACACCGCCCAGTTCCCGAACGGGGTGAACGTGGAGATCCTGACCGCGCCGCGGGACGGCGCGGTAGCGATGCGGGTGCATGAGCGCGGCGTCGGCGAGACCCGCTCGTGCGGCACCGGCACGGTGGCCGCCGTCGTGGCGGCCCTGGCCCATACCGGAGCCTCGACCGGCACGCTGCGGGTCAACATCCCCGGCGGGCAGGTCAGCGTCACCGTCACCGAGGCCGGCAGCTACCTGCGCGGTCCGTCGGAACTGGTGGCGCGTGGCGACATCGCTCCGAGGTGGTGGGCGGCGCAGTGA
- the miaA gene encoding tRNA (adenosine(37)-N6)-dimethylallyltransferase MiaA, whose translation MRPIAVVGPTGTGKSQLALDLAARLGGEIVNADAMQLYRGMDIGTAKLPPAERGGIPHHQLDVLDVVQTATVARYQQAAAADVEAIMDRGAVPIIVGGSMLYLQALLDDWSFPATDPVVRARYEQRLAEVGVAAMHAELAGADPAAAAAILPTDGRRIVRALEVVELTGQPFAASAPTIGAPRWDTVILGLDCDTVILDERLAARTDTMFAQGLVAEVQGLLESGLRDGVTAARALGYAQVIADLDAGGDGAGAREPTFIGTRRYVRRQRSWFRRDHRIQWLDAAAGGLLDAALAAVRHVS comes from the coding sequence GTGAGGCCGATCGCGGTCGTCGGGCCGACCGGCACCGGCAAATCACAACTGGCGCTGGACCTGGCCGCGCGGTTGGGCGGCGAGATCGTGAACGCCGACGCCATGCAGCTCTACCGCGGCATGGACATCGGCACCGCGAAACTGCCGCCGGCCGAGCGGGGTGGCATCCCGCATCATCAACTCGATGTGCTCGACGTCGTACAGACGGCGACGGTGGCCCGCTATCAGCAGGCCGCGGCGGCGGATGTCGAGGCGATCATGGACCGCGGCGCGGTGCCGATCATCGTCGGCGGGTCGATGCTCTATCTGCAGGCCCTGCTCGACGACTGGTCCTTCCCGGCCACCGATCCGGTGGTGCGAGCCCGCTACGAGCAGCGGTTGGCCGAGGTCGGGGTCGCCGCGATGCATGCCGAACTGGCCGGCGCCGACCCCGCTGCCGCCGCGGCAATCCTGCCCACCGACGGCAGGCGGATCGTGCGGGCGCTGGAGGTGGTGGAGCTGACCGGGCAGCCGTTCGCCGCCTCCGCACCCACTATCGGCGCGCCGCGCTGGGACACCGTGATTCTCGGATTGGACTGCGACACAGTCATTCTCGATGAGCGATTGGCGGCCCGCACCGACACCATGTTCGCTCAGGGGCTGGTCGCCGAAGTCCAGGGACTGCTGGAGTCGGGGTTGCGGGACGGGGTCACCGCCGCCAGAGCATTGGGCTACGCCCAGGTGATCGCCGACCTCGACGCCGGGGGCGACGGCGCCGGCGCCCGGGAACCGACGTTCATCGGCACTCGCCGCTACGTACGCCGGCAACGATCCTGGTTCCGCCGCGACCACCGCATCCAGTGGCTCGATGCCGCGGCCGGCGGCCTGCTGGACGCCGCGCTGGCCGCGGTGCGGCACGTATCCTGA
- a CDS encoding DMT family transporter produces MSTGNVLAALLALCAALASAIGDVIRQRSAQEITDQQVGHLELFWLSLRDPRWWGGGAAAVANYALQAVALAVGSVMLVTGLQVTALLFALPMYAWLTHRRVTNWEWIWAILLASALAVVVVVGDPTEGKRHAPAITWIIVSVVLAAVLVGCVLAARIYKGRPAAAVLLAVVAGTSLAVFALLTKVLVEVLKADGVAAVLRAPALAPWLVATLAGMIFQQSAFRAGALTASMPTMTVAKPLVASALGVLLLNETIQAGGAEDVAVIIGVVLIVIATAALARGEAATIVADAGADLAEPVAAPTSS; encoded by the coding sequence ATGTCGACAGGAAACGTCCTAGCGGCGTTGCTCGCGCTGTGCGCTGCATTGGCGTCCGCGATCGGCGACGTGATCCGCCAGCGGTCGGCCCAGGAGATCACCGACCAGCAGGTAGGCCACCTGGAGCTGTTCTGGCTGTCGCTGCGCGACCCGCGGTGGTGGGGTGGCGGTGCTGCGGCGGTGGCCAACTACGCCCTGCAGGCGGTGGCGCTGGCGGTCGGTTCGGTGATGCTGGTCACCGGTTTGCAGGTGACCGCGCTGCTGTTCGCGCTGCCGATGTATGCCTGGCTGACCCATCGCCGGGTGACCAACTGGGAATGGATCTGGGCCATCCTGCTGGCGTCGGCGCTGGCGGTGGTGGTGGTCGTCGGCGACCCGACCGAAGGCAAGCGCCACGCGCCGGCGATCACCTGGATCATCGTGTCGGTGGTGCTGGCGGCGGTGCTCGTGGGCTGTGTGCTGGCCGCCCGGATCTACAAGGGCCGGCCGGCCGCGGCGGTACTGCTGGCGGTGGTGGCCGGTACCTCGCTGGCGGTGTTCGCCTTGCTGACGAAGGTTCTGGTAGAGGTGCTCAAGGCCGACGGCGTCGCCGCGGTGCTGCGGGCACCCGCCCTGGCGCCCTGGCTGGTGGCGACGCTGGCCGGGATGATCTTCCAGCAGTCGGCGTTTCGGGCCGGTGCGCTGACCGCGTCCATGCCGACCATGACCGTGGCCAAACCGCTGGTGGCCAGTGCGCTGGGCGTACTGCTGCTCAACGAGACCATTCAGGCCGGCGGCGCAGAGGACGTTGCGGTCATCATCGGGGTGGTGCTGATCGTGATCGCCACGGCGGCACTGGCCCGCGGTGAGGCAGCCACTATCGTCGCCGATGCCGGCGCCGACCTGGCCGAGCCGGTGGCTGCGCCGACCAGCAGCTAG
- a CDS encoding DMT family transporter, translated as MAKETVAVLLALGAALFSAISDVIQQRSAHRVGDQGIGAAALFARLLTDRRWWVGTMSGLVGLGLQAVALGLGSVLLVESVLVTSLLFALPLGARQAGRRLGRSVWLWSALLVAAESIIITVGHPTAGQARASLESWVWVIAVLAPTVLLCLIGARAYAGRAAAAVLLAAVSAISWGIFAVLTKGVVDLIGHGPRALLAAPELYAWGAVALAGAVYQQSSFRAGSLTASLPTITVLEPMVAATLGMVLLGEVLKPGRDAVFTLALAVATLVAAVAALSRDQAATAGDPAVAAA; from the coding sequence ATGGCGAAAGAGACCGTCGCCGTGCTGCTTGCACTGGGGGCGGCGCTGTTCAGCGCGATCAGCGACGTGATCCAGCAGCGCAGCGCCCACCGGGTTGGTGACCAGGGGATCGGAGCCGCAGCGCTGTTCGCCCGGCTGTTGACCGACCGGCGGTGGTGGGTCGGCACCATGTCAGGCCTGGTGGGTTTGGGTCTGCAGGCCGTGGCTCTGGGACTCGGGTCGGTACTGCTGGTGGAGTCGGTGCTCGTCACGTCGCTGTTGTTCGCGCTGCCGCTCGGGGCCCGCCAAGCCGGTCGCCGCCTGGGGCGTTCGGTCTGGCTGTGGTCGGCGCTGCTGGTGGCGGCCGAGTCCATCATCATCACCGTCGGTCATCCCACTGCCGGACAGGCTCGGGCCTCGCTGGAGTCCTGGGTCTGGGTCATCGCGGTGCTGGCGCCGACCGTGTTGCTGTGCCTGATCGGGGCGCGGGCCTACGCGGGACGCGCGGCGGCGGCCGTGCTGCTGGCGGCGGTGTCGGCGATCTCGTGGGGCATCTTCGCGGTGCTGACCAAGGGAGTGGTCGACTTGATCGGCCACGGCCCGCGCGCGTTGCTCGCGGCACCGGAGCTGTACGCATGGGGAGCCGTCGCCCTGGCCGGCGCGGTATATCAGCAATCGTCGTTTCGGGCCGGCTCCCTGACAGCCTCGTTGCCGACGATCACGGTGTTGGAGCCCATGGTGGCCGCGACGCTGGGCATGGTCCTGCTCGGCGAGGTGCTCAAGCCCGGCCGCGATGCCGTGTTCACCCTGGCGTTGGCGGTGGCCACGCTGGTCGCCGCGGTCGCGGCGCTCTCGCGTGACCAGGCGGCCACCGCGGGCGACCCGGCCGTCGCTGCGGCCTAG
- a CDS encoding DUF349 domain-containing protein: MTTDSGSSAPAPRPGPRPGPRPGPKPGARPAPVVIGPRTADPHRFGRVDDDGTVWLITSTGERQIGSWQAGDPEAAFAHFGRRYDDLSTEVTLLEERLTSGSGDARKIKASAAALAEQLPTASVLGDIEALAARIAAVSDHADTVAAAGRAQRDEQRAAATARKEALAAEAEELAANSTQWKATGDRLRAILDEWRTITGLDRKVDDALWKRYAAARDGFNRRRGSHFADLDRGRAGAREEKERLCKRAEELSGSTDWAATSATFRQLLATWKTTGRASKDVDEALWQRFKAAQDTFFSARNAANAERDAELEANATAKEALLAEAERIDPSNQNAARAALRSIVTKWDALGKAPRERSAELERRLRAVEKKVRDAGAAAEAAVVDPEAEARAAQFRIRAEQFERQALKAQAAGRAKEAAEASANAEQWRQWAQAAEQALNRR; encoded by the coding sequence ATGACCACTGACAGCGGTTCGTCCGCCCCCGCCCCACGCCCGGGTCCGCGTCCAGGGCCCCGCCCCGGACCCAAACCGGGTGCCCGGCCTGCCCCGGTCGTCATCGGGCCGCGCACCGCTGATCCGCATCGATTCGGGCGGGTCGACGATGACGGCACGGTGTGGCTCATCACCTCGACCGGCGAGCGGCAGATCGGCTCCTGGCAGGCCGGTGACCCTGAGGCCGCGTTCGCCCACTTCGGCCGCCGCTACGACGACCTGAGCACCGAAGTGACCCTGCTCGAGGAGCGGTTGACATCCGGCAGCGGTGACGCCCGCAAGATCAAGGCATCCGCGGCGGCACTGGCCGAGCAGTTGCCGACGGCCAGCGTGCTCGGTGACATCGAGGCGCTGGCGGCGCGGATCGCGGCGGTCAGCGACCACGCCGACACCGTCGCCGCAGCCGGGCGCGCGCAGCGCGATGAGCAGCGGGCGGCGGCGACCGCACGCAAGGAGGCGCTGGCGGCCGAAGCCGAGGAATTGGCCGCGAACTCGACGCAGTGGAAGGCCACCGGCGACCGGCTGCGGGCCATTCTCGACGAGTGGCGCACGATCACCGGCCTGGACCGCAAGGTCGATGACGCGCTGTGGAAGCGCTACGCCGCGGCGCGGGACGGCTTCAACCGGCGGCGCGGCTCGCACTTCGCCGACCTCGACCGCGGCCGGGCCGGGGCGCGCGAGGAGAAGGAACGGCTGTGCAAGCGCGCCGAAGAACTGTCCGGTTCCACCGACTGGGCAGCGACCAGCGCCACGTTCCGGCAGCTGCTCGCCACCTGGAAGACGACCGGGCGGGCCTCGAAGGACGTCGACGAGGCACTGTGGCAGCGGTTCAAGGCCGCCCAGGACACGTTCTTCTCCGCCCGGAACGCCGCGAACGCCGAACGTGACGCCGAGCTGGAAGCCAATGCCACCGCCAAGGAGGCCCTGCTGGCCGAGGCGGAGCGGATCGACCCGTCCAACCAGAACGCCGCGCGTGCCGCCCTGCGCTCGATCGTCACCAAGTGGGATGCCCTCGGCAAGGCGCCCCGGGAACGTTCCGCCGAGCTGGAACGGCGACTGCGGGCGGTGGAGAAAAAGGTGCGCGACGCCGGTGCCGCCGCCGAGGCAGCCGTGGTGGACCCCGAAGCCGAAGCGCGGGCCGCGCAGTTCCGTATCCGCGCCGAACAGTTCGAACGTCAGGCACTCAAGGCACAGGCTGCGGGCCGCGCCAAGGAGGCCGCCGAGGCCAGCGCCAACGCCGAGCAGTGGCGGCAATGGGCCCAGGCCGCCGAGCAGGCGCTCAACCGGCGCTGA